One Ranitomeya imitator isolate aRanImi1 chromosome 1, aRanImi1.pri, whole genome shotgun sequence DNA window includes the following coding sequences:
- the LOC138652601 gene encoding zinc finger MYM-type protein 1-like: MADKKKKLSGFQNRKRKAEKKKSLSKIKGSFLKYLSNRNEDGEFQMLEQQASVASEISNVEIEFVSHAENSELQPSISGGRSDQSTSTDMEAGTSIEILHKDYSDDPATWTVINDDLCLHVVKLGPTQVKDFDFPLDTNRRKFSCVHYKRRLVNGESLERNWLTYSIQKNSVFCFCCTLFPDSSLQLGIIKRSALGTDGVNDWKNISAILASHEKSKDHMISFQKWKELENRLKMNKIIDEEHLRKIEEQEKYWHQILERLIALVRVLSMQNLAFRGSNDALFASNNGNLLKFVEYLAMFDPIMCEHIRKIRDKEIHAHYLGKTIQNEMIQLLTNGIQEKIIDDVKTAKYFSAVLVCTSDVSHVEQMTIIVRFVSTSEDKKFEIKEHFLGFIPGAGVLESPPRTTSAKSFPIDNLRGQGNDNGSNMKSEVHDALMDIAENISLTGSSGNVSRLEAQGLAKQVGTFSFVTSVLVWFNILYEVNLTSKLLQSQEFDLAAASQHLDKTKKYLQSLRSDEEFEKLLVDAREIAEELGIPANFESSSAPKRLKKKNRQFSYEGKDEPIRDEKQSFKINFYVAILDTAINSVDERFTQLIEMELKFGFLYHIRSLEGKPSKFVLDKCKALEKSLTHNEVKDIDATEL; encoded by the exons ATGGCTGATAAGAAGAAAAAACTTTCGGGGTTTCAGAACCGTAAAAGAAAAGCTGAGAAGAAGAAATCACTTTCAAAAATCAAAGGGTCATTTTTAAAATATCTAAGCAATAGAAATGAAGATGGGGAATTCCAAATGTTGGAACAACAGGCTTCTGTTGCCTCTGAAATATCGAATGTGGAAATAGAATTTGTTTCTCATGCCGAAAATAGTGAACTACAACCATCAATATCTGGTGGTAGATCTGATCAAAGTACCAGTACTGACATGGAGGCTGGTACATCTATAGAAATACTACACAAAGACTATTCGGACGATCCCGCTACGTGGACCGTAATCAATGATGACTTATGCCTACATGTAGTAAAACTCGGCCCCACACAAGTTAAAGATTTCGATTTTCCTTTGGACACTAATCGTAGAAAATTTTCTTGTGTTCACTATAAACGTCGTCTTGTCAATGGTGAAAGTCTTGAACGCAATTGGCTAACGTATTCTATTCAGAAaaattcagttttttgtttttgctgcaCGTTGTTTCCAGACTCATCACTTCAACTAGGAATCATCAAACGCTCAGCCTTAGGTACTGATGGTGTAAATGACTGGAAAAACATATCTGCTATTTTAGCCAGCCACGAAAAAAGCAAAGATCACATGATTAGCTTTCAAAAATGGAAGGAACTCGAAAATAGACTTAAGATGAACAAGATCATTGACGAAGAACACTTACGCAAAATTGAAGAGCAAGAAAAATACTGGCATCAAATTTTAGAAAGGTTGATAGCTCTAGTGAGGGTACTAAGTATGCAAAACTTAGCGTTCCGTGGATCAAATGATGCATTGTTTGCATCTAATAATGGGAACTTATTGAAATTTGTGGAGTATTTGGCTATGTTCGATCCCATCATGTGTGAGCACATTCGGAAAATCCGGGACAAAGAGATTCATGCACATTATTTGGGAAAAACAATACAGAATGAGATGATTCAACTGCTAACTAATGGTATTCAGGAAAAGATTATTGACGATGTCAAAACTGCAAAATACTTTTCTGCAGTGCTGGTTTGTACTTCAGACGTGTCTCATGTTGAACAAATGACTATCATTGTTCGGTTTGTTTCCACATCAGAAGACAAAAAGTTTGAAATTAAAGAGCACTTCTTGGGATTCATTCCTGg cgctggagtcctggagtccccaccaaggacaacatctgcaaagagttt ccccatcgacaACTTACGAGGGCAAGGCAACGACAATGGGAGCAACATGAA GAGCGAAGTCCATGATGCCTTAATGGACATAGCAGAAAATATTAGTCTCACAGGAAGCTCTGGAAATGTCTCCCGGCTAGAAGCTCAAGGTCTTGCTAAACAAGTTGGAACCTTTTCTTTTGTTACATCTGTTCTAGTATGGTTCAACATTTTGTACGAAGTCAATTTGACAAGTAAGTTACTTCAGTCACAAGAATTCGATTTAGCTGCTGCTTCTCAACACCTTGACAAAACAAAGAAATATCTGCAATCATTAAGAAGCGATGAAGAGTTTGAGAAGCTGTTAGTTGATGCGAGGGAAATCGCAGAAGAGCTTGGCATACCAGCTAATTTTGAGTCAAGTTCTGCGCCAAaacgtttaaagaaaaaaaacagacagttcTCTTATGAAGGGAAAGATGAGCCCATAAGAGATGAGAAACAGAGTTTCAAAATTAACTTTTACGTTGCGATCTTAGATACTGCTATAAATTCAGTTGATGAGCGGTTCACTCAGCTGATAGAAATGGAATTGAAATTTGGATTTTTGTACCACATCCGTTCACTTGAGGGAAAACCAAGCAAATTTGTTCTGGATAAGTGTAAAGCTCTGGAAAAGTCTCTTACACACAACGAAGTAAAAGACATCGATGCCACAGAGCTATGA